The proteins below come from a single Argentina anserina chromosome 1, drPotAnse1.1, whole genome shotgun sequence genomic window:
- the LOC126783115 gene encoding probable polygalacturonase: MVETSPLGRFHHHRLDLKRWLPSFLSSHRTLFILLWIAAFASVFVWQRNIVDGFSFFRRAPARAMPRMRPVAFNLTEFGAVGDGVTLNTEAFEKAVLAISKLGKKGGGQLNVPPGRWLTAPFNLTSHMTLFLAEDAEILGYQDENYWPLMPPLPSYGYGREHPGPRYGSLIHGQNLKDIVITGHNGTINGQGQSWWKKYRQKLLNHTRGPLVQIMWSSDILITNITLRDSPFWTLHPYDCKNITIRDVTILAPIFQAPNTDGIDPDSCEDMVIEDCYISVGDDGVAIKSGWDQYGTSYGRPSKNILIRNLVVRSMVSAGISIGSEMSGGVSNVTVENVLVWNSRRAVRIKTAPGRGGYVRNIIYRNLTFDNVRVGIVIKTDYNEHPDDGYDRKAFPVIRDISFTSIYGQGVRVPVRIHGSEEIPIRNVTFRDMSVGLTYKKKHIFQCAFVQGRVIGTIFPAPCENLDRYDERGKLVKQSVSQNISDIDYDF; the protein is encoded by the exons ATGGTGGAGACCTCACCTTTGGGGCGGTTCCACCACCACAGACTCGACCTTAAGCGGTGGCTGCCGTCGTTCTTATCCTCCCACAGAACCCTCTTCATCCTTCTCTGGATCGCCGCGTTTGCGTCGGTTTTCGTGTGGCAGAGGAACATTGTAGATGGGTTTTCGTTTTTCCGGCGAGCTCCGGCGAGGGCCATGCCGCGGATGAGGCCGGTGGCGTTTAACTTGACGGAGTTTGGGGCGGTGGGTGACGGCGTTACTTTGAATACTGAGGCGTTTGAGAAGGCTGTGCTGGCTATTTCAAAGCTGGGGAAGAAGGGTGGTGGTCAGCTCAATGTGCCACCTGGACGGTGGCTGACGGCGCCGTTTAATCTCACTAGTCATATGACTCTGTTTCTGGCTGAGGATGCTGAGATACTTGGATATCAG GATGAGAACTATTGGCCTTTGATGCCTCCACTGCCTTCATATGGGTATGGGAGAGAGCACCCTGGTCCTCGGTATGGAAGCTTGATTCATGGTCAAAATCTCAAAGATATTGTCATAACAG GGCATAATGGTACCATTAATGGTCAGGGTCAATCATGGTGGAAGAAATATCGCCAGAAGCTTCTCAATCACACCCGGGGTCCACTTGTTCAGATCATGTGGTCAAGCGACATTTTAATCACTAATATAACTTTACGAGATTCTCCTTTTTGGACACTTCATCCATATGACTGCAAGAATATTACAATTAGAGATGTTACAATCCTTGCTCCGATCTTTCAAGCTCCAAATACTGATGGAATAGATCCTG attCGTGTGAGGATATGGTGATTGAGGACTGTTATATAAGTGTGGGTGACGACGGAGTTGCAATAAAGAGTGGCTGGGATCAGTATGGGACTTCTTATGGACGGCCATCAAAAAATATACTCATTCGTAACCTTGTGGTCCGCTCTATGGTCAG CGCTGGCATATCAATAGGCAGTGAGATGTCTGGTGGGGTTTCAAATGTCACGGTGGAAAATGTGCTTGTGTGGAACTCAAGGCGTGCTGTTCGGATCAAGACCGCCCCCGGAAGAGGTGGATATGTGCGTAACATAATTTACAGGAATCTGACGTTTGACAATGTTCGAGTCGGAATTGTTATCAAGACAGACTACAATGAGCACCCTGATGATGGCTATGATCGAAAGGCTTTTCCAGTAATTAGGGACATAAGTTTCACAAGCATCTATGGGCAGGGAGTTCGCGTGCCTGTCCGTATCCATGGGAGTGAAGAAATTCCTATAAGAAATGTGACTTTTCGAGATATGTCAGTGGGGCTTacatacaaaaagaaacaTATTTTCCAGTGTGCCTTTGTTCAAGGTCGTGTTATAGGGACCATCTTCCCTGCTCCTTGTGAAAATCTTGACCGGTATGATGAGCGAGGAAAGCTGGTCAAGCAATCTGTATCCCAGAACATTTCGGACATAGATTATGATTTTTGA
- the LOC126793742 gene encoding photosystem I chlorophyll a/b-binding protein 6, chloroplastic, whose protein sequence is MALAIASSALSSFPIREVPWKFSPGLRVTTCMLGRKSTRVGASKGVSSVCEPLPPDRPLWFPGSSPPEWLDGSLPGDFGFDPLGLGSDPELLKWFAQAELMHGRWAMLAVAGILIPEWAERLGFLENFSWFEAGEREYFADPTTLFVVQLALMGWVEGRRWADMLNPGSVSIEPKLPNKKIPKADVGYPGGLFFDPINWGRGSPEPVMVLRTKEIKNGRLAMLAFAGFLFQALYTGKDPIENLMDHIADPGHVNIFSAFTSQY, encoded by the exons ATGGCGTTGGCCATTGCCTCTTCTGCTCTCTCAAGCTTCCCAATCAG AGAAGTGCCTTGGAAATTTTCCCCAGGATTAAGAGTCACAACATGTATGCTAGGGAGAAAAAGTACACGTGTTGGAGCAAGCAAAGGGGTGTCAAGTGTTTGTGAACCACTCCCTCCAGATAGACCATTGTGGTTTCCTGGTAGTTCACCTCCTGAGTGGCTTGATGGCAG CCTCCCTGGTGATTTTGGCTTCGACCCCCTCGGATTAG GATCTGATCCAGAGTTGTTAAAATGGTTTGCACAAGCTGAGCTGATGCATGGCAGATGGGCAATGCTTGCAGTAGCAGGAATTCTGATCCCAGAGTGGGCTGAAAGACTAGGCTTCCTAGAAAACTTCTCATGGTTTGAAGCAGGTGAAAGAGAATACTTTGCAGACCCAACAACCTTGTTTGTGGTGCAATTAGCACTAATGGGTTGGGTTGAAGGTAGAAGATGGGCAGATATGCTTAATCCtgggagtgtttccattgaGCCTAAGTTGCCTAATAAGAAAATCCCCAAGGCAGATGTCGGGTACCCGGGAGGGCTCTTTTTTGACCCTATAAATTGGGGAAGAGGGTCTCCTGAGCCTGTGATGGTGTTGAGAACAAAGGAGATTAAGAATGGGCGTCTTGCAATGTTAGCCTTTGCAGGGTTCTTGTTCCAAGCCCTTTACACTGGGAAAGATCCCATTGAGAATTTGATGGATCATATTGCAGATCCTGGTCACGTTAACATATTTTCG GCATTCACTTCACAATACTAG
- the LOC126795947 gene encoding pollen receptor-like kinase 3: MVAVRCRFLFLLLFFFTFSPYLSVSLSEQEALLKLKGSLTNTTALSNWVPIPGSTSPCNWTGVQCTKNGTVLHLMLLKMGLSGTINFEALTQLKDLQTINLADNNFSGKIPDFNVLGDLKNLFLSDNDFSGEIPNDYFSKMISLKKLYLYNNNFSGQLPESLTQLKNLANLQLQNNQFSGQIPESITQLDNLEDLQLQSNQLSGAIPDLKVKSFKTLNLSNNNFEGAIPDAMSGLPPSSFEGNEGLCGKPLDEPCGDDAPSPSPTAPANAPTTEQPKPPAGTPNKSPSAKDEMNKSYTIKIVVGVIAGVLVLMLLVVVIRRKRQRKEEQFSVLGKENMEDHVPQHHGEVVEVHVPSSNSRSIGSTTASTAPAAMSRSASRKKAGDSKKGSHSGKINNGGNSNDLLMVNDQRGTFGLPDLMKAAAEVLGNGGLGSAYKAVMNNGLSVVVKRMREMNRLGREGFEAEMRRFGRLRHTNILTPLAYHYRREEKLLISDYITKGSLLYVLHGDRGVSHSELTWATRLRIIQGVASGMEFLHTEFAAYDLPHGNLKSSNILLNDDYEPVLNDYALFPLMNPNNAAQAMFAFKTPEYIESQQISPKSDVYCLGIVILEILTGKFPSQYLSNGKGGIDVVQWVQSAMAEQREQELLDPEIESNAESVKQMLQLLKIGADCTESKPDQRPDMREAIRRILEVQA, translated from the exons ATGGTCGCTGTTCGCTGCcgcttcctcttcctcctcctcttcttcttcaccttcTCCCCTTACCTCTCGGTTTCCTTGTCCGAGCAGGAAGCCTTGCTCAAGCTCAAGGGATCCCTCACCAACACCACGGCCTTGAGCAACTGGGTCCCCATCCCCGGTTCGACGTCCCCATGCAACTGGACCGGAGTCCAATGTACCAAAAACGGCACCGTCCTCCATCTTATGCTCCTTAAAATGGGCCTTTCTGGAACAATCAATTTTGAAGCCTTGACACAACTCAAGGACCTCCAAACAATTAACCTTGCGGACAACAACTTCTCAGGGAAGATCCCAGATTTCAACGTACTTGGAGATTTGAAGAATCTTTTCCTGTCTGACAACGACTTCTCCGGCGAAATCCCAAATGATTACTTCTCCAAAATGATCTCGTTAAAGAAACTTTATCTCTACAACAACAATTTCTCCGGCCAACTCCCGGAATCTCTAACTCAATTGAAAAACCTGGCGAACCTTCAACTCCAGAACAACCAATTCTCCGGCCAAATCCCGGAATCTATAACACAGTTGGATAATCTGGAGGACCTTCAACTCCAGAGCAACCAATTATCTGGGGCCATCCCTGACTTAAAAGTGAAATCTTTTAAAACACTAAACTTGTCTAACAACAACTTCGAGGGTGCAATCCCGGATGCCATGTCCGGATTACCACCATCGTCTTTTGAAGGAAATGAAGGACTTTGCGGCAAGCCACTCGACGAGCCATGTGGAGATGATGCACCTTCACCATCCCCAACTGCTCCAGCAAATGCCCCAACTACAGAGCAGCCTAAACCTCCTGCAGGAACACCAAACAAATCGCCATCGGCGAAGGATGAGATGAACAAGTCCTACACCATCAAGATAGTTGTCGGCGTGATTGCTGGCGTGCTGGTTCTGATGTTGCTGGTGGTAGTAATAAGGCGCAAGAGGCAGAGGAAAGAAGAACAGTTTAGTGTTCTTGGGAAGGAGAACATGGAGGATCATGTGCCTCAACACCATGGGGAGGTGGTTGAAGTTCATGTTCCGAGCTCTAATAGCAGGAGTATAGGTAGCACTACTGCTAGTACTGCGCCGGCCGCAATGTCAAGGTCGGCCAGTAGGAAGAAAGCTGGGGATTCCAAGAAGGGTTCACATAGCGGGAAGATTAATAATGGAGGGAATAGTAATGATTTGTTGATGGTGAATGACCAGAGAGGCACGTTTGGATTGCCGGATTTGATGAAAGCTGCCGCAGAGGTTTTGGGGAATGGAGGATTGGGCTCAGCTTACAAAGCAGTGATGAATAATGGGTTGTCTGTGGTGGTGAAGAGGATGAGGGAGATGAATAGATTAGGGAGAGAGGGGTTTGAAGCTGAGATGAGAAGGTTCGGAAGATTAAGGCATACGAATATTTTGACTCCCTTGGCTTACCATTATAGGAGAGAAGAGAAGCTGTTGATTTCAGATTACATTACTAAAGGCAGCTTATTGTATGTTTTGCATG GCGATCGAGGAGTATCTCATTCAGAGCTGACCTGGGCTACCCGTTTGAGGATTATCCAAGGTGTTGCGAGTGGGATGGAGTTTCTGCATACTGAATTTGCAGCCTATGATTTGCCCCATGGAAATCTCAAGTCAAGCAATATTCTTTTAAATGATGATTATGAGCCAGTTCTCAATGACTATGCTTTATTTCCACTAATGAATCCAAACAATGCCGCGCAAGCAATGTTTGCTTTTAAGACACCAGAGTACATAGAGTCCCAGCAAATATCTCCAAAATCTGATGTTTATTGTCTAGGAATAGTCATTCTCGAAATCCTTACCGGAAAATTCCCATCTCAGTATCTAAGCAATGGCAAAGGTGGGATTGATGTTGTTCAATGGGTGCAATCAGCAATGGCCGAGCAGAGAGAGCAAGAGCTGCTAGACCCAGAGATTGAAAGCAATGCAGAATCAGTGAAGCAGATGCTGCAGCTTCTTAAAATCGGAGCTGATTGCACTGAGAGTAAACCTGATCAAAGACCTGACATGAGGGAGGCCATTAGGAGGATACTCGAGGTACAAGCCTGA